The DNA segment TGCGGCTCTGCCCGTGCTGCTGGCGGTAACCGGCTGTGTAACCGCCGGTCAGGACTCGGCTTACCCGCTGCCGGCAGGAACCGTTGCCTTCGGGGTACACGGATCGCTGCCCCTGGATCGCCTGGCAGACGACTCGTCGCTGCCTAATCAACGGGTGATCCCGGCCCTCTCCACCCGGGTTGGCCTGCCGCATCGCCTGGAGTTCAGCACAGAAATCGGCTACGCCGGTATCGGCATGCACCTGAAAGGCGGTTTGTTGCCGCTGGATTCCCCCGTGCAGATCACCCCGATTGCCGGCGGCTACCTGCTGCCCGAGCCCAGCCTGAACGCCGGGCTTCTGGCCGGCACCCGGATCATCCCTGGCACCGAACTCTATGGCGGGCTGCGGGTAATGGAACGACCATTGCTGTGGGGTGACCCCGTCCTGCAGAGCAGTGCCGGGGTGCATCTGCTGCACGACCGGATGTTCAGCCTGCAGCTGGCCTATACCCACCTGCACCTGCTCGGGGACCCCTGGCTGCTGATAAAAAAAGACGCCGCGCTGATAAGCGTCGGCGTCCTGTTTCACCCGAACCGGGTGGATTGGTGGCGATCGGTGCGCTTTCCGTAATACCGGAAACCGCGCCGCCGGGCTGACACTCAGTCCGACAGGACCTCGCGTACCTCGATCGCCCCCGGCATCCCGGTCGTTGGCAGGGCAATCACCTCGGCCCGCAGGGTTATCGTTTGCTGCTGCCGCTCCCACAGCTCGTCGTGAAACTCATCCATAATCGCGTATGACTGCTCACCCCGCTGACCCTCGACCCGTTCCAGGGTCAATACCAGCTGCGCGAACGGCTCGTTGCCGATTACCCGCAGCCGCCCGGTAAACTCCCGTACCTGCCCGACCTCGATCTCCATCTTCGTATCCTCTTCCGTCTCCGCCACCGGTTCCCGCTGCCCCCAGCCGTACCCTGTCAGGGGTGCAGCCAGCAGCAGGGCGGCTGCCGCGAGTACGAGCAATGATCGGATTGATGGGGTGCTGACTGATCGTGTTGCGATTGGCATCGGTTACTCCTTGCTGTCGATGGTCACCAGACGATACTCGACCTCGTCCGGCAAGGCAAACTCCCAGGTATAGTCGCCGCTCAGCCCGGTTCCCAGCTCAATCAGGTACTTGGTACCGGGGTTGAACTCGTAGGAATCGGTAACCATGGATACCGGGATGGTCATGGGGCCGGTAGTCCCACTGTCCAGTTGGAACACATTATACAGATCAATCGAACCGAGTCGGTAGTCAAAGGCTGCGCCGCTTACGGTGTAGCTGCTGCCATCGCTGCCGTGGTTCATGCGAACATGCTCTCCGGCGGTTTCATCGTAGGAGCGCAGTACCGCCTCGCCAAAGTCCAGCAGGATCTCGCCGAAGGTCACGCTCCCACCGCGAGCGGTGCTTACCGCCTGTACGATCGCCCCCTGACCGCTGTCAGCCGCCTGTACAATGTCGCGGATAATCTCATGCCCGGTATAGGCCCGCATCAGGTAGGCCCCCAGGGCATAGGATTTGCCGTAGTCGATCAGGGAGTTGCCCCAGAAGGTGAGCTGGTAGTTGGTGAACGCATTGTAATACGAGAGCCGACTACCATTACCAAAATTGCTGCTGCCGGTGCTGTAGTCGTAGCTGCCCCCGCTTTGTGGCAATCCCCGCGGGCCGGCCACCTCGAGCTTGTCGGCAACCAGGTCCTCGACCGCCATCGAGGCCATTTCATCCAGCCAGGTCTCGGTTCCCAAGCCATGGACAATGCTTTTCTGGTACCAGTGGATCATGTGCTGGAACTCGTGGGCCAGGGTGCTGAACACTACCGGCGGCCAGCCGCTATCTGCGGACCAGCTGCCACTCCCGTCTCCGGAGGCATAGCGCACCGAGTCCATGAAAAAGTACAACCCCTCGTTGGAACCCGGCAGCCAGGAGACCTTGTCTGCCAGCAGATTGTGGATTGCCCAGAAATAGCCGACTACACCCCCGCCGGTGCTGTCATCGCCGCCGATATCCTTGAGCACGATGTGGATGTGCTCGGCCTCGCCGGGAGGTATGACGTCATTGTAGGGATGGCTTCCCCAGGGTTCGCCGGCGATATCGACAACCCATTCATAGATTGCAGACTCATCCGGATGCAGAAAGCGATCAGCCAGAATATCTATCTGATTTTGATCCAGGGTATAGGACTTGGTGCCGCCATCATGCCAGCTGGCATCCTCTACCCAGATATACAGGGTAACCTCGGCTCCGTTTCCCAGAGACTTGGTGCGTTTTTCGCGCAGGGTAGTGGGTACTGTTGCTCCTTGATTGTTGATATACATGTCCCGGGTGGTGCCGGTATCCCATGACGGATCGGTGGTAGATGCCGACCGAGGCATGGCACTGCGGCCTGTCCGGCCGGTCTGCCCCACATGCTGCACCGCCGTACGGTTGAACTCCTGGATGCTGCGGTAGAAATCGCTGGTTTCGCCGGCTGTAACACCATTCTGGGTGGATGGCTCATAATGGGATGTCGCTGGATGGTATGAGGTACTGCTGTCCACAGGATTCTGCAGCATGGTAAAGCCCTTGTATGGGGAGTTTGTCGATGGGTTTGCAATCACCAGGTATGCATCCTGGTTATTCAGGGTGACCGTTTCATCGTGTTCGACTGCTTTCGAAAAGGTAACATCAATCGGATTTCCGCTGGTGCCATCCTTGAAGGCTCGAGCCCGAATTCTGGTTGTTTCAGAGATTACTATGGGATCACTGTAGCGCTCAGAGCTTGTCGTGGGCAGTCTATCGTCTGTGGTGAAATGAATATTTGCGTTGTCTTCGTTGGTCGTCAGGGTGATTACCGCTGATTCAAAAAAAAGTGGGGTGTCATAATCGGCTGTAGCCGTGACTGACAGATCAAAAGAGGGGAGATCGTCTCCCGTAAGATCACAACCCGCCAGCAGGACAGCGGCGATACATCCAATACCCAGAACCCGGCGCAGGTAGCGCCCCATACCATGTTTACTACTCATACCGGGAATGTATCGCAGAGTACGGAGGAATTCCAGTGATCTGTGCCGCTCGTTGTCCGGAGTATTGGCAGGATTGGAAGAAATATAGCCTGAAATATAGGAAAACCGGCACCGGATGTGCTATGCTTCCGGAAAACGGTGCGCAGGTAAGGAGGTTGCATGCGTGGTATATGGAGGGGGCTGCTGGTCATGGTACTGGCGGCAGTAATGATGATCGGATGTGATACGGATACCGACCCGGAGTCGAGCGGCAGGACCAGGGAGAAACCGGTTCCGAGTATCTCGGCGAACTCTATGGCCGAGTTCGAGAGTGAAATAGTCACTGATCGCGAATCGGCCCTGCAGAGCCTGGCTTTGTACATTGAGGAGATTGCGCCGATTGCTGCGGAGATCATGCTGGAAGCGCTGGATGCAGAGCTTGGAGATGACTACGGAGGATCCGATCTGTCATTCGAGATAACCTTTGAAGATAGTCGGGATACCGAAGATCGAATCAGGATTGACGGGTTCTTTGCCATGGTGTTTGATGATGATTCGCTGCCGCTCAGGATTGGCAGTACCGCCGAGCTTGAAATCCGCACACTGAAGGATCTCTCAACTACGCAAGCGCCGTTGAAAGCCCTTACCGGTGCGCTCACCCTGGATACATCGGAGCACATGACCGAGATAGGTATGGCGGGGGGGTTTCAGCGTGTCTACTCCCGTACTGAGGACAGTGTGACCATGGACGGGGTGGATGGTCTGTCTGGCAGGTTTATTCTGGTGCGGGTCATCGACGAGTTTTTTGATCTGTCTGATTTCGATGATGGTGACTGGGACGCGGATGATTGGGACGATGTGTTTCCAGCAACCGTCCTGTACGTGTATGACAACGCCGGTGAACTGGCAGCCAGCTACACCTTGACCGAGGATGAACTGGACGAGCTGCTGCTGGATGTCGATGACTATACCGATCCGCTTCCAGCGATCCACCCGTCGTACTTCTGACGGCAAACGCAGCTGCTGACGAGCTGAGCCCGGGGACTACCCCGGGTTTTTTTGCGTTTCGACCGCACTGGCCTGTGCGTGAGGGATGTGAAGTGGTGCCGCAGGCAGTGCGGAGCACCGGAGCGCCCAGTCGGGCCAGCGGTATTGCTGCGCAAACCGCGAGCCCGGGGAGCGGCAATGGTTTGCGCAGCATAACCATGAGAGCTCCCTTCACGGCAGTGCGGAGCACCGAAGCGACCAGCCGGGCGCACACCAGTAGCCCGGCGGAGGGGGCGCGGAGCCCGGAGCAGCCCGACCCCGCGGCGGCGGGGGCACGCCCGGAGGAGTCGGGTGGGTGGTACGGCGGAAATACCGGGTGTCGTTTTGCGACGACATAGGTGATTACCCGGTGTGGTTGACCGGAGGCGGGGTTTTGACGGATAATGCGGGTGCAAAACCCTCAATAAGGAGCAATGAATATGAGTTTGAAAGATCAGATCAAGCCGGGTGTAATTACCGGTGACGACGTTCAGAAGGTATTCGCCGATGCGAAGGCGCGTAAATATGCCCTGCCGGGTGCCAATGTGGTTGGTACCAACAGTGTAAACGCGGTGCTGGAGGCGTCGGTAGCGGCCAAGGCCCCGGTTATCGTGCAGTTCTCCAACGGTGGTGCGGTGTTCTTTGCCGGTAAGGGTATGGACAATACCGATCAGCAGGCTGCTATCGCGGGTGCGGTTTCGGGTGCCAAGCATGTGCATGCCGTGGCCGAGAAGTACGGTGCCTATGTAATGCTGCACACCGACCATGCGGCGCGCAAGCTGCTGCCGTGGATCGACGGGCTGCTGGATGCGGGCGAGGAGTTCTACAAGCTGCACGGCAAGCCGCTGTTCAGCTCCCACATGATCGACCTGTCGGAAGAGTCACTGGAAGAGAACATCGAGACCTGCAAGAAGTACCTGGAGCGCATGAGCAAGATGGGTATGACCCTGGAGATCGAGCTGGGGGTAACCGGCGGCGAGGAAGACGGTGTGGACAACACCGATGTGGACAGCAGCAAGCTGTACACCCAGCCGGAAGAGGTTGCCTATGCCTACGAAGAGCTGAGCAAGATCAGCCCGCGCTTTACCATCGCTGCTGCCTTCGGCAACGTGCACGGGGTGTACAAGCCGGGGAATGTAAGCCTGAAGCCGCAGATTCTGGATGCCAGTCAGAAGCACATCGAAGAGAAGTACAAGACCGGTGAGAAGCCGGTGGACTTCGTGTTCCACGGTGGTTCGGGAAGCTCGGTCGAGGAGATTCGCGAGGCAATCGGTTATGGTGCTGTCAAGATGAACATCGACACCGACCTGCAGTGGGCATTCTGGGACGGCGTGCGAGAGTACGAGGCCAAGAACCACGACTACCTGCAGGCGCAGATCGGTAACCCCGAGGGCGAGGACAAGCCGAACAAGAAGAAATACGACCCGCGCGTCTGGCTGCGTGCCGGTGAGGTCGCGTTTGTCGAGCGCATGAAGCTTGCCTTCGAAAACCTGAATAACGTAAACACCCTGTAAGGGTTTTTCGGGCTTTCGGGTGAAAGCGGCCCTCCGGTCCCGTGCGTTACAGACGTTGCGGGCCGGGGGGCTTTTTTTGTAGAATGAGAGATGCCGCTGCCGGAAAGGGCAGGGGTGCACATCGATCTGTTGGAACGGGTCGAGGGCAACGCGGGTGCTGGCAGGCTGGGGCTGTGCAATACGGTCGGGTCAGGTGGTCGCTGTGCGGGCAGGAGGAAACATGAGGCAGGCGCTGCGGGCTTATTTTACCCGGGAAAAACTTGATGAGCTGCTGCATCTGCGCGAGCGGTGGCGACATCGGCTGCGGTTCTTCCGGATCTACACCGACAACAACGGGGCCTTGCTGGCCAAGGGGATCGCCTTCAGTCTGCTGTTCGGCAGTATTCCGCTGCTGCTGCTGCTGGTCAGCCTGCGCTCGGTGTTCTTTTTTCCGGAGTTCTCGGCGATCCTGGAGGGACAGATCCTGGATTTTCTGCCGGATGATATCAAGTATCAGGTGATGAATGTGATCCTGGGCAGCGAGTACCGCTTTTCCTCGCTGGATGTGGTAACCATCGGGGCGCTGCTGTTTGCGGTGAACAGCCTGTTTACCGACCTGGGGACCGGGATGGCGACAATGCTGGATGCACCGATCGTCAAGAACTGGCTGCACCGGCTGATCGCGATCCCGCTGATGCTGGCGTTCCTGCTGCTGTTCTATCTGGCCTCGGTGCTGACCCCGGGGCTGAACCTGGTGCGGCAGTTTTTTGTGGTGGCGCCGGGGGTTTCGCGGCTGGTGTCGCGCTTGATCTCGATCGGTATCTACACCTTTATCATGACGGGGCTGTACTATCTGTTCTCCGGGCGACATTTGCGGTTCATTCCGACGGTGGTGATCGGGGCGTTGAGCGCGGTGGTGTGGCAGGGGCTGAACATCCTGGGTTCCTACATCGTGTTCGGGCTGGGCTCGCGGCTGCTGCTGCTGGGGGCGGTTGCCTCGCTGATGATCATCCTGTTCTACATGCGGGTGCTGGCGGATATCTTTCTGATGTCGAGCGTGCTGGTGCGGATCTATGCGATCCCGCAGGGGATTGCCGAAAGCGAGGCGGCGCTGGAGCACCGCTGGTCGCCGGTGCGATTGTGGCGCTATCTGACCGCCGGGGTCGGCCCGAGCGACGAGGCGGAGGAAGGTGACGGCGCGGCTGGCAAGCCCCAGGCTGAAGCCGAGGCGGCTGGTGGTGCTGGTGAGACCGGCGCGGATGCTGACGGTTGCCGGGCGGACACCGACAGTTCGGCCCCATGAGGATTGTGCCATTTTCTGGATTGGTAGTGATCGGCGCGGTGTGGATGCCGGGCAGTTACTACGCCGCCGGCGTGTTCATGCATTTTTCAGCCTGATGCCTGTTGACCTCTGCGGGGGAAACTCTTACAGTGCCTTTGCACATAGATATGCATGTAAGCGCATGTAAGCATTTAGTGGTGAACAGCACAAGGAGTTTTCATGGCAGACAATCAGGCCGCAGCCGGCGGCATCAGTTTTTTCGAGCGATATCTGACGGTCTGGGTGGCCGTCTGCATTGTAGTCGGGGTGTTGATCGGGCAGTTCCTGCCAATTATTCCCGAAACCCTGAGCCGGTTTGAGTACGCCAGCGTATCGATCCCGGTAGCTATCCTGATCTGGATGATGATCTACCCGATGATGCTGAAGGTGGATTTTCATGCCATCACCCAGGCCGGGCGCAAGCCCAAGGGGCTGGTGGTGACCCTGGTCATGAACTGGCTTATCAAGCCGTTTACCATGTATTTCTTCGCCTGGCTGTTTTTGCGGATGGTGTTTGCGCCGTTTATCCCCGAGTCACTGGCGGCGGAGTACATCGCCGGCGCCGTGCTGCTGGGGGCGGCCCCCTGCACCGCGATGGTGTTTGTCTGGAGCTACCTTACCAGGGGCGATGCCGGCTACACCCTGATCCAGGTAGCCATCAACAATCTGATCCTGCTGGTCGCCTATACCCCGATCGTGATGCTGCTGCTGTCGGTCGGGAATATCTCGGTTCCGCTGGATACCGTGCTGCTGTCGGTAGTGCTGTTCATTGTAATTCCCCTGGTCGGGGGCTGGGTTTCGCGCGAGTTGATTATCCGGCGCAAAGGCGAAACCTGGTTCAGGGAGCGCTTTGTGGCCACCGCTGGCCGTTTCCCGACGGTCGGACTGCTGATTACCCTGGTGCTGCTGTTCTCGTTCCAGGGCGAGACCATTGTGAACAATACCGCCCATATCCTGCTGATTGCTATCCCGCTTACTCTACAGACCGGGTTCATCTTTGGGGTTGCCTATCTCTGGGCCCGTGCCTGGCGGATTGAGCACTGTGTGGCGGCACCGGCCGGACTGATCGGGGCCAGCAACTTCTTCGAACTGGCGGTGGCGGTAGCGATATCGGTGTTCGGACTGCAGTCGGGGGCAGCCCTGGCCACGGTGGTCGGGGTGCTGGTAGAGGTGCCGGTGATGCTGGCGCTGGTCAAGATTGCCAACCGCAGCAAGGGCTGGTATGAACGGCGATCGGGTGTTCCGGTATCGGCACCGTGATGCTGGATGTACCGGCGACGCTTGCCGTGCTCGGGCCGTGACTATCGTGCTCCCGCCTCGATCAGCAGTCGCACAATCTCGCGATTGCGACGGCTGGTTCCCTGACGCAGGGCAATGTCCAGCGGGGTGCGGTTAACGCTGTTGGCTGCATTTACATCGGCCCCGGCCGCAATCAGTAATCTCACCGAATCGTAGTCGATGGTGGCCATATGCAGCGGGGTATTGTCGAAGCGATCGCGCGCATTGGGGTTGGCGTCGGCCTCTACCAGGACGCGGACTACGCGCGGATGCCGGGCGGCATGATGCAGCGCAGTGCGATCCATAATGTCGCGCTCCTCGGTGTCAGCCCCGTTCTCCAGCAGCAATTCCACCAGCTCGGCCTGCCCCCAGCGTGCCACCCGGTGCAGATTGGGGGTGAGGTTGGGCACACTGGCGGTCAGCGGCAGTGTTGCTCCGAGGGTGAGGCATAGCAGCAGTAGGGCGGTCGGTGTGGTGCGCATATCCGTTACCACAAGTATCGGTCGGCCGTGGGTGCGGCATGAGTATTTCGGCCTGCACCGCCTCAGGGACAGGCTTGATGCAGGTCAGCTGTCGCCGCCCGCGCAGCGACAGGAGCAGACGAATCCGTTACTGCAAGCCGGCCTGCGTGAACATCCATTCTACCGATTCCTCGAAACCGGCCTGGCGGGTATGGCGATGATGTGCGCCGGGCATGATGGTGTACTGCACCTCGCTGCCGCCCCTGCGCAGGGCCTCTACAAAGCGATCCTGGGCCGGGGTGGTAACGATTATGTCGCGATCACCGTGCAGCACCAGGGTCGGCAGGCCGTGGCCATCGAATCCGGCGCGGTTTTCCCGCAGTACCCGGGCCATCTCCGGAAATACGCGTGCCATCCGGAATCCCTCCAGATCGTTGTGCAGGGCGCGGTAAAACTCCGGGGTGAACAGATCCTGTCCGTTGCGCGGATAATGATGCTGAAACTCCTCGACACACAGTCCCATGATATCGGCCTGAAATGTCTCCATCCAGCGCGGCAGCAGGTAGTCGGCCGGGTCGATTACCTCTACCCCATAGATTTCGGCGTAGGTGTAGATTATATAGGGGCTGTAGTAGGGCATCTCGCGCATCAGCATGGCGACATCGTTGGTCTGGCCAAACCCGATCAGGCCGGTAATCTCTATCTCCGGGGCATATTCCGGCTGCAGATCAGCGGCTGCATGGGCGGCATGCCCGCCCTGTGAGTAGCCGGACATGAACAGTGCCCCGGCGGGGTGTGCAGTCAGCTCAATCTCCTGCTTATCGGGTGAAGCGTAGAAATTCCGGACCGCTCGGGCTGCATCCAGCATGACATGGGCCTCGGCTACCTTGCTGAAATAGCGCTGCGGAACGTCCGGCAGGCCGAATCCCAGGTACTCGGGGAATATGGTGATGATCTCCCGTGAGGCGTATGCCAGCATATTGGTGCGGTAGTCGCCCCAGCGGTTCAGAACCGGGTTTTCGATAATCGGTGCACAGCGCTCGCTTACACCAGTAGTGCCGGCAGCAAACACCTGCACCGGGCGCTCACCGGGTTCTTCCAGTATCGGGATAAACAACTGCGCCCGGATGGGTGTCGGGGTACCGTCGACATCGGTGCTGCGAAAGTGCAGCAGAAACAGCTCGGCGCCGGTGTGGGCTGGGGGAATACCGGTGTCGGCAAACAGCCAGTCTCCGCGTGCCTCGATATCCTGTGCGGTAAAACTGTCGAGATGCTCCACAAACAGGATGGTGCCCGGCTCGACGGCAGCCAGTTCATCAAGGCTGTAATCCAGGGTGTGGGCAGGATCAGCATGGGGGTCAGCAAACAGGGATGCAGCAGATGCGGCAGGCGATTGCGGAGATGCATTCTGATCCGCGGCGAGGCTGCTGCCGGCAAGCAGCAGGAGGGCTGAGGTGAAGAGAACGGATTTCATGGGCGATGCTCCTGTAACTCGGCATGGTCCAGCATCCAGTCCAATGCGTCGGAAAAGCCGATTTGTCGGGTGTCATGGCGTGACCCCGGGTACACAAGATACCGGACCTCGCTGCCGGTGTCACGCAGTTGACTGACGAAACGCTGCTGATCATCAAGGTTGATTACCACATCGTTGCCGCCCTGCAGGATAAGCGCCGGTATTCCATGCCCCGACAATCCGGTGCTGTTCTCCTGCAGAATGGCATGGATCTCCGGAAAGTCCTCGGCCAGACTGCGGTGGCGCAGGGAACGCAGGAAATCCGGGCGGAAAAAGCTGTCCGGTCCCCAGGGGTAGTAGTCCTGCAGCCCGAGGATACACAGCCGCCGGACATCAATCGCCAGGTTGTTCAGCCAGCGATCCTGCAGCATCACAGCAGGATCGAACCGATCCTCACCATACAGCCGGGCATAGGT comes from the Spirochaeta africana DSM 8902 genome and includes:
- the arsB gene encoding ACR3 family arsenite efflux transporter, with protein sequence MADNQAAAGGISFFERYLTVWVAVCIVVGVLIGQFLPIIPETLSRFEYASVSIPVAILIWMMIYPMMLKVDFHAITQAGRKPKGLVVTLVMNWLIKPFTMYFFAWLFLRMVFAPFIPESLAAEYIAGAVLLGAAPCTAMVFVWSYLTRGDAGYTLIQVAINNLILLVAYTPIVMLLLSVGNISVPLDTVLLSVVLFIVIPLVGGWVSRELIIRRKGETWFRERFVATAGRFPTVGLLITLVLLFSFQGETIVNNTAHILLIAIPLTLQTGFIFGVAYLWARAWRIEHCVAAPAGLIGASNFFELAVAVAISVFGLQSGAALATVVGVLVEVPVMLALVKIANRSKGWYERRSGVPVSAP
- a CDS encoding ankyrin repeat domain-containing protein, which codes for MRTTPTALLLLCLTLGATLPLTASVPNLTPNLHRVARWGQAELVELLLENGADTEERDIMDRTALHHAARHPRVVRVLVEADANPNARDRFDNTPLHMATIDYDSVRLLIAAGADVNAANSVNRTPLDIALRQGTSRRNREIVRLLIEAGAR
- the fbaA gene encoding class II fructose-bisphosphate aldolase; the encoded protein is MSLKDQIKPGVITGDDVQKVFADAKARKYALPGANVVGTNSVNAVLEASVAAKAPVIVQFSNGGAVFFAGKGMDNTDQQAAIAGAVSGAKHVHAVAEKYGAYVMLHTDHAARKLLPWIDGLLDAGEEFYKLHGKPLFSSHMIDLSEESLEENIETCKKYLERMSKMGMTLEIELGVTGGEEDGVDNTDVDSSKLYTQPEEVAYAYEELSKISPRFTIAAAFGNVHGVYKPGNVSLKPQILDASQKHIEEKYKTGEKPVDFVFHGGSGSSVEEIREAIGYGAVKMNIDTDLQWAFWDGVREYEAKNHDYLQAQIGNPEGEDKPNKKKYDPRVWLRAGEVAFVERMKLAFENLNNVNTL
- a CDS encoding YhjD/YihY/BrkB family envelope integrity protein; the protein is MRQALRAYFTREKLDELLHLRERWRHRLRFFRIYTDNNGALLAKGIAFSLLFGSIPLLLLLVSLRSVFFFPEFSAILEGQILDFLPDDIKYQVMNVILGSEYRFSSLDVVTIGALLFAVNSLFTDLGTGMATMLDAPIVKNWLHRLIAIPLMLAFLLLFYLASVLTPGLNLVRQFFVVAPGVSRLVSRLISIGIYTFIMTGLYYLFSGRHLRFIPTVVIGALSAVVWQGLNILGSYIVFGLGSRLLLLGAVASLMIILFYMRVLADIFLMSSVLVRIYAIPQGIAESEAALEHRWSPVRLWRYLTAGVGPSDEAEEGDGAAGKPQAEAEAAGGAGETGADADGCRADTDSSAP
- a CDS encoding lipase family protein, whose translation is MKSVLFTSALLLLAGSSLAADQNASPQSPAASAASLFADPHADPAHTLDYSLDELAAVEPGTILFVEHLDSFTAQDIEARGDWLFADTGIPPAHTGAELFLLHFRSTDVDGTPTPIRAQLFIPILEEPGERPVQVFAAGTTGVSERCAPIIENPVLNRWGDYRTNMLAYASREIITIFPEYLGFGLPDVPQRYFSKVAEAHVMLDAARAVRNFYASPDKQEIELTAHPAGALFMSGYSQGGHAAHAAADLQPEYAPEIEITGLIGFGQTNDVAMLMREMPYYSPYIIYTYAEIYGVEVIDPADYLLPRWMETFQADIMGLCVEEFQHHYPRNGQDLFTPEFYRALHNDLEGFRMARVFPEMARVLRENRAGFDGHGLPTLVLHGDRDIIVTTPAQDRFVEALRRGGSEVQYTIMPGAHHRHTRQAGFEESVEWMFTQAGLQ
- a CDS encoding M30 family zinc metallopeptidase, whose amino-acid sequence is MSSKHGMGRYLRRVLGIGCIAAVLLAGCDLTGDDLPSFDLSVTATADYDTPLFFESAVITLTTNEDNANIHFTTDDRLPTTSSERYSDPIVISETTRIRARAFKDGTSGNPIDVTFSKAVEHDETVTLNNQDAYLVIANPSTNSPYKGFTMLQNPVDSSTSYHPATSHYEPSTQNGVTAGETSDFYRSIQEFNRTAVQHVGQTGRTGRSAMPRSASTTDPSWDTGTTRDMYINNQGATVPTTLREKRTKSLGNGAEVTLYIWVEDASWHDGGTKSYTLDQNQIDILADRFLHPDESAIYEWVVDIAGEPWGSHPYNDVIPPGEAEHIHIVLKDIGGDDSTGGGVVGYFWAIHNLLADKVSWLPGSNEGLYFFMDSVRYASGDGSGSWSADSGWPPVVFSTLAHEFQHMIHWYQKSIVHGLGTETWLDEMASMAVEDLVADKLEVAGPRGLPQSGGSYDYSTGSSNFGNGSRLSYYNAFTNYQLTFWGNSLIDYGKSYALGAYLMRAYTGHEIIRDIVQAADSGQGAIVQAVSTARGGSVTFGEILLDFGEAVLRSYDETAGEHVRMNHGSDGSSYTVSGAAFDYRLGSIDLYNVFQLDSGTTGPMTIPVSMVTDSYEFNPGTKYLIELGTGLSGDYTWEFALPDEVEYRLVTIDSKE